The proteins below are encoded in one region of Zerene cesonia ecotype Mississippi chromosome 26, Zerene_cesonia_1.1, whole genome shotgun sequence:
- the LOC119837096 gene encoding uncharacterized protein LOC119837096 isoform X1, with translation MPRTKRPVRKQEKVAEDDETLKKFNKLVADQKNKIDSEAQMQIRNVEITFKILLGSISANNFQKTLGQLKTELHLKEVPSTRRSNTRRSCRSGSHDDGYLTENSSQGSGERGAKKTYLAPPSASRSTGRRSRSADASARSALKPAPRTAARRRSKSVYKTPAYNKNALVNYPAITPKVTPHTPLTVLRQPRQGEMVVSMSGSPVMVPTCYTMKPDEKANCNILLQDGTMLSLQPKQLRQSQAYIPFSLMDNNVLLQLKTLKENLDKVVKLGEKAIK, from the exons ATGCCTAGAACTAAGCGGCCTGTGCGAAAACAGGAAAAAGTAGCAGAAGATGATGAGACGTtgaaaaaattcaacaaattaG TTGCTgaccaaaaaaataaaatagactcGGAAGCTCAGATGCAAATACGCAATGTTGAGATTACATTCAAGATACTTCTGGGATCAATTAGTGCAAATAATTTTCAGAAAACATTGGGACAGCTG AAAACAGAGTTACATCTCAAGGAAGTGCCCTCAACGAGAAGGTCTAACACTAGACGTTCCTGTCGGTCTGGATCACATgatgatg GGTACCTCACCGAGAACTCGTCTCAGGGCTCTGGGGAGCGCGGTGCTAAGAAAACGTACTTGG CGCCCCCCTCCGCGAGCCGCTCGACCGGGCGCCGCTCGCGCTCCGCGGACGCGTCGGCGCGCTCGGCGCTGAAGCCGGCGCCACGTAcggccgcgcgccgccgctcCAAGTCGGTGTACAAGACGCCCGCGTACAATAAGAACGCGCTCGTCAACTATCCCGCCATCACGCCTAAG GTGACACCACACACGCCGCTGACTGTGCTGCGTCAGCCGCGTCAAGGTGAAATGGTGGTCTCCATGTCTGGATCACCAGTGATGGTGCCCACATGTTACAC AATGAAACCAGACGAGAAAGCGAATTGCAATATCCTTCTGCAAGATGGCACAATGCTGTCCCTGCAACCGAAGCAGCTGCGACAGTCGCAGGCCTACATCCCGTTCTCGCTCATGGACAACAACGTGCTGCTGCAGCTCAAGACCCTGAAGGAGAACCTCGATAAAGTGGTCAAGCTCGGCGAGAAGGCCATTAAGTGA
- the LOC119837096 gene encoding uncharacterized protein LOC119837096 isoform X2 → MPRTKRPVRKQEKVAEDDETLKKFNKLVADQKNKIDSEAQMQIRNVEITFKILLGSISANNFQKTLGQLKTELHLKEVPSTRRSNTRRSCRSGSHDDAPPSASRSTGRRSRSADASARSALKPAPRTAARRRSKSVYKTPAYNKNALVNYPAITPKVTPHTPLTVLRQPRQGEMVVSMSGSPVMVPTCYTMKPDEKANCNILLQDGTMLSLQPKQLRQSQAYIPFSLMDNNVLLQLKTLKENLDKVVKLGEKAIK, encoded by the exons ATGCCTAGAACTAAGCGGCCTGTGCGAAAACAGGAAAAAGTAGCAGAAGATGATGAGACGTtgaaaaaattcaacaaattaG TTGCTgaccaaaaaaataaaatagactcGGAAGCTCAGATGCAAATACGCAATGTTGAGATTACATTCAAGATACTTCTGGGATCAATTAGTGCAAATAATTTTCAGAAAACATTGGGACAGCTG AAAACAGAGTTACATCTCAAGGAAGTGCCCTCAACGAGAAGGTCTAACACTAGACGTTCCTGTCGGTCTGGATCACATgatgatg CGCCCCCCTCCGCGAGCCGCTCGACCGGGCGCCGCTCGCGCTCCGCGGACGCGTCGGCGCGCTCGGCGCTGAAGCCGGCGCCACGTAcggccgcgcgccgccgctcCAAGTCGGTGTACAAGACGCCCGCGTACAATAAGAACGCGCTCGTCAACTATCCCGCCATCACGCCTAAG GTGACACCACACACGCCGCTGACTGTGCTGCGTCAGCCGCGTCAAGGTGAAATGGTGGTCTCCATGTCTGGATCACCAGTGATGGTGCCCACATGTTACAC AATGAAACCAGACGAGAAAGCGAATTGCAATATCCTTCTGCAAGATGGCACAATGCTGTCCCTGCAACCGAAGCAGCTGCGACAGTCGCAGGCCTACATCCCGTTCTCGCTCATGGACAACAACGTGCTGCTGCAGCTCAAGACCCTGAAGGAGAACCTCGATAAAGTGGTCAAGCTCGGCGAGAAGGCCATTAAGTGA
- the LOC119836939 gene encoding activin receptor type-1 isoform X2, protein MADVVIVGYLFTFLLISACYAGLAGFDNLEEDGPFPSTQTQADQLIPDEPIDKKMMVHHPRYKCHQCESPECDNESQTCDLALYCFKSTVRTSDGELRYSRGCFQRVDHYQFTCHSNQPSPGVRKRHAGQLNVTCCAGDMCNSGAFPALAGRARAAPAPAAGALWAAGLAAALLLAALAALAVLLLRRTHRLRVLQAAQKLGMDSSYFTNNLYSPPVTSAFYEGIDGSQNAVRAVAAGDSTLREYLETSMSSGSGSGLPLMVQRTLAKQVTLIERIGKGRYGEVWRGAWCADSVAVKIFFSRDEASWRRETEVYSTVMLRHENILAYVGSDMTSRNSCTQLWLITHFHPLGSLYEHLARTTLTRHQMMVICLSIVNGLLHLHTDIHGTQGKPAIAHRDIKSKNILVKVNGECCIADLGLAVTRQHVAEGLIHNPRQGTKRYMSPEMLDQSMNMSCFESYRKCDIYALGLVLWEVARRARPAREAQPPYHELAPHDPSFELMRKVVCGDGARPLPPQDPHPTMVGLANLMQECWHQNPSVRLPALRIKKTLLKLAANDNSIRLNEDNEISV, encoded by the exons ATGGCGGACGTTGTCATTGTAGgatatttattcacatttttattaataagtgcTTGTTATG CTGGCCTTGCAGGGTTTGATAATTTGGAGGAAGATGGCCCTTTCCCAAGCACACAAACACAAGCCGACCAGCTTATTCCGGATGAGCCCATTGATAAAAAGATGATGGTTCATCATCcaag GTACAAATGCCACCAATGCGAGTCGCCAGAGTGTGACAACGAGTCGCAAACATGTGACCTGGCTTTATACTGCTTCAAATCAACGGTTCGCACATCTGATGGGGAGTTGAGGTATTCGAGGGGGTGTTTCCAGAGGGTGGATCACTATCAGTTCACGTGTCACAGCAATCAACCGTCGCCTgg GGTCCGCAAGCGGCACGCGGGGCAGCTGAACGTGACGTGCTGCGCGGGCGACATGTGCAACAGCGGCGCGTTCCCCGCGCTGGCggggcgcgcgcgcgccgcccccgcgcccgccgccggcGCGCTGTGGGCGGCCGGGCTCGCCGCCGCGCTGCTGCTGGCCGCGCTCGCCGCGCTGGCCGTGCTGCTGCTGCGACGCACGCACAG GTTGAGGGTACTTCAAGCAGCTCAAAAATTGGGCATGGATTCCAGTTATTTCACAAACAATCTGTACAGTCCACCAGTAACAAGCGCTTTCTATGAAG gCATAGACGGTTCCCAGAATGCTGTGAGGGCAGTGGCAGCAGGTGACTCCACGCTACGGGAGTACCTGGAGACCTCAATGAGCAGCGGCTCAGGGTCTGGACTGCCACTCATGGTGCAGAGGACCTTGGCCAAGCAGGTCACGCTGATTGAGAGGATTGGCAAG GGGCGGTACGGCGAGGTGTGGCGCGGCGCGTGGTGCGCGGACAGCGTGGCCGTGAAGATATTCTTCTCGCGCGACGAGGCGAGCTGGCGCCGCGAGACGGAGGTGTACAGCACCGTGATGCTGCGCCACGAGAACATCCTCGCGTACGTGGGCAGCGACATGACCAGCCGGAACAGCTGCACGCAG TTATGGCTGATCACACACTTCCACCCACTCGGCTCGTTATATGAGCATTTGGCTCGAACAACCCTCACTAGGCACCAGATGATGGTCATCTGTCTGTCCATCGTGAACGGCTTGCTGCATCTACACACTGATATACATGGAACACAG gGAAAACCAGCGATAGCCCATCGCGACATAAAATCTAAGAACATCCTCGTGAAGGTGAACGGTGAATGCTGTATAGCGGACCTAGGGTTAGCTGTGACCAGACAACATGTGGCCGAGGGTCTCATACATAACCCTAGGCAGGGCACCAAGCGGTATATGAGCCCTGAAATGTTGGATCAGAG CATGAACATGTCGTGCTTCGAGTCGTACCGCAAGTGCGACATCTACGCGCTGGGGCTGGTGCTGTGGGAGgtggcgcggcgcgcgcggccgGCGCGCGAGGCGCAGCCGCCCTACCACGAGCTGGCGCCGCACGACCCCAGCTTCGAGCTCATGCGCAAGGTCGTCTGCGGCGACGGCGCCCGCCCGCTGCCGCCGCAGGACCCGCACCCG ACAATGGTCGGCTTGGCGAACTTAATGCAAGAGTGCTGGCACCAAAACCCCTCAGTGCGACTGCCGGCGCTTAGAATAAAGAAGACTCTATTGAAATTAGCTGCTAACGACAACTCCATCAGGCTGAACGAGGATAATGAAATCTCTGTCTAG
- the LOC119836939 gene encoding activin receptor type-1 isoform X1, with amino-acid sequence MADVVIVGYLFTFLLISACYAGLAGFDNLEEDGPFPSTQTQADQLIPDEPIDKKMMVHHPRRRKFQKRYKCHQCESPECDNESQTCDLALYCFKSTVRTSDGELRYSRGCFQRVDHYQFTCHSNQPSPGVRKRHAGQLNVTCCAGDMCNSGAFPALAGRARAAPAPAAGALWAAGLAAALLLAALAALAVLLLRRTHRLRVLQAAQKLGMDSSYFTNNLYSPPVTSAFYEGIDGSQNAVRAVAAGDSTLREYLETSMSSGSGSGLPLMVQRTLAKQVTLIERIGKGRYGEVWRGAWCADSVAVKIFFSRDEASWRRETEVYSTVMLRHENILAYVGSDMTSRNSCTQLWLITHFHPLGSLYEHLARTTLTRHQMMVICLSIVNGLLHLHTDIHGTQGKPAIAHRDIKSKNILVKVNGECCIADLGLAVTRQHVAEGLIHNPRQGTKRYMSPEMLDQSMNMSCFESYRKCDIYALGLVLWEVARRARPAREAQPPYHELAPHDPSFELMRKVVCGDGARPLPPQDPHPTMVGLANLMQECWHQNPSVRLPALRIKKTLLKLAANDNSIRLNEDNEISV; translated from the exons ATGGCGGACGTTGTCATTGTAGgatatttattcacatttttattaataagtgcTTGTTATG CTGGCCTTGCAGGGTTTGATAATTTGGAGGAAGATGGCCCTTTCCCAAGCACACAAACACAAGCCGACCAGCTTATTCCGGATGAGCCCATTGATAAAAAGATGATGGTTCATCATCcaag GAGAAGAAAGTTTCAGAAGAG GTACAAATGCCACCAATGCGAGTCGCCAGAGTGTGACAACGAGTCGCAAACATGTGACCTGGCTTTATACTGCTTCAAATCAACGGTTCGCACATCTGATGGGGAGTTGAGGTATTCGAGGGGGTGTTTCCAGAGGGTGGATCACTATCAGTTCACGTGTCACAGCAATCAACCGTCGCCTgg GGTCCGCAAGCGGCACGCGGGGCAGCTGAACGTGACGTGCTGCGCGGGCGACATGTGCAACAGCGGCGCGTTCCCCGCGCTGGCggggcgcgcgcgcgccgcccccgcgcccgccgccggcGCGCTGTGGGCGGCCGGGCTCGCCGCCGCGCTGCTGCTGGCCGCGCTCGCCGCGCTGGCCGTGCTGCTGCTGCGACGCACGCACAG GTTGAGGGTACTTCAAGCAGCTCAAAAATTGGGCATGGATTCCAGTTATTTCACAAACAATCTGTACAGTCCACCAGTAACAAGCGCTTTCTATGAAG gCATAGACGGTTCCCAGAATGCTGTGAGGGCAGTGGCAGCAGGTGACTCCACGCTACGGGAGTACCTGGAGACCTCAATGAGCAGCGGCTCAGGGTCTGGACTGCCACTCATGGTGCAGAGGACCTTGGCCAAGCAGGTCACGCTGATTGAGAGGATTGGCAAG GGGCGGTACGGCGAGGTGTGGCGCGGCGCGTGGTGCGCGGACAGCGTGGCCGTGAAGATATTCTTCTCGCGCGACGAGGCGAGCTGGCGCCGCGAGACGGAGGTGTACAGCACCGTGATGCTGCGCCACGAGAACATCCTCGCGTACGTGGGCAGCGACATGACCAGCCGGAACAGCTGCACGCAG TTATGGCTGATCACACACTTCCACCCACTCGGCTCGTTATATGAGCATTTGGCTCGAACAACCCTCACTAGGCACCAGATGATGGTCATCTGTCTGTCCATCGTGAACGGCTTGCTGCATCTACACACTGATATACATGGAACACAG gGAAAACCAGCGATAGCCCATCGCGACATAAAATCTAAGAACATCCTCGTGAAGGTGAACGGTGAATGCTGTATAGCGGACCTAGGGTTAGCTGTGACCAGACAACATGTGGCCGAGGGTCTCATACATAACCCTAGGCAGGGCACCAAGCGGTATATGAGCCCTGAAATGTTGGATCAGAG CATGAACATGTCGTGCTTCGAGTCGTACCGCAAGTGCGACATCTACGCGCTGGGGCTGGTGCTGTGGGAGgtggcgcggcgcgcgcggccgGCGCGCGAGGCGCAGCCGCCCTACCACGAGCTGGCGCCGCACGACCCCAGCTTCGAGCTCATGCGCAAGGTCGTCTGCGGCGACGGCGCCCGCCCGCTGCCGCCGCAGGACCCGCACCCG ACAATGGTCGGCTTGGCGAACTTAATGCAAGAGTGCTGGCACCAAAACCCCTCAGTGCGACTGCCGGCGCTTAGAATAAAGAAGACTCTATTGAAATTAGCTGCTAACGACAACTCCATCAGGCTGAACGAGGATAATGAAATCTCTGTCTAG
- the LOC119836940 gene encoding tubulin beta chain-like: MREIVHLQAGQCGNQIGAKFWEIISEEHGIDPTGVYKGTSDLQLERISVYYNEASCATAENGGKYVPRAILLDLEPGTMDAVRSGAYGQLFRPDNFVFGQSGAGNNWAKGHYTEGAELVDAVLDVVRKECENCDCLQGFQLTHSLGGGTGSGMGTLLISKIREEYPDRIMNTYSVVPSPKVSDTVVEPYNAVLSIHQLVENTDETYCIDNEALYDICYRTLKVPNPTYGDLNHLVSLTMSGVTTCLRFPGQLNADLRKLAVNMVPFPRLHFFMPGFAPLTSRGSQQYRALTVPELTQQMFDAKNMMAACDPRHGRYLTVAAIFRGRMSMKEVDEQMLSIQNKNSSFFVEWIPNNVKTAVCDIPPKGLKMSSTFIGNTTAIQELFKRISEQFTAMFRRKAFLHWYTGEGMDEMEFNEAESNVNDLVSEYQQYQEATAEDDTEFDQEDMEELAQDEHHD; this comes from the exons TTCTGGGAGATAATATCAGAAGAGCACGGCATCGACCCTACGGGTGTTTACAAAGGGACAAGCGACCTGCAGCTGGAGAGGATTTCAGTGTATTATAATGAGGCTTCTT GTGCGACGGCCGAAAACGGCGGCAAATATGTTCCCCGCGCCATCCTCCTGGACCTCGAGCCCGGCACCATGGACGCCGTGCGCTCCGGCGCGTACGGCCAGCTCTTCCGCCCCGATAACTTCGTGTTCGGCCAGTCCGGCGCCGGCAACAACTGGGCCAAGGGACACTACACGGAGGGCGCCGAACTCGTGGACGCCGTTCTAGACGTCGTCCGTAAGGAATGCGAGAACTGCGACTGCCTCCAAGGCTTCCAGCTCACGCATTCCCTCGGTGGCGGTACCGGCTCCGGTATGGGAACACTCCTCATCTCGAAAATCAGAGAAGAATACCCCGACAGAATCATGAACACATACTCAGTCGTACCCTCGCCCAAAGTATCGGACACCGTGGTGGAACCTTACAACGCTGTACTCTCTATCCATCAGCTAGTCGAAAACACAGATGAAACCTACTGCATAGACAACGAAGCTCTCTACGATATCTGCTATAGAACCCTCAAAGTTCCCAACCCGACGTACGGCGACCTCAACCATCTCGTGTCGCTCACAATGTCCGGCGTCACCACCTGCCTTAGGTTCCCTGGTCAGCTGAATGCGGATCTCCGCAAGCTGGCCGTGAACATGGTTCCGTTCCCGCGTCTCCACTTCTTCATGCCCGGTTTCGCGCCGCTCACATCCCGCGGCAGCCAGCAGTACCGCGCCCTCACCGTGCCCGAACTCACCCAGCAGATGTTTGACGCCAAGAACATGATGGCCGCCTGCGACCCACGCCACGGCCGCTATCTCACAGTGGCCGCCATCTTCCGTGGTCGCATGTCCATGAAGGAAGTGGACGAGCAGATGCTctcaattcaaaataaaaacagcagCTTCTTCGTTGAATGGATTCCCAACAATGTGAAGACAGCCGTGTGTGATATTCCTCCTAAGGGTCTGAAGATGTCTTCTACATTCATTGGCAACACGACCGCGATCCAGGAGTTATTCAAAAGGATATCGGAGCAGTTCACGGCTATGTTCAGACGCAAGGCTTTCTTGCATTGGTACACTGGCGAGGGTATGGACGAGATGGAGTTCAATGAAGCTGAGAGCAACGTGAACGACCTCGTGTCTGAATACCAGCAGTACCAAGAAGCGACCGCTGAAGACGACACTGAATTCGACCAGGAAGATATGGAGGAGTTGGCGCAGGATGAACATCATGATTAA